Proteins from a single region of Dyadobacter fanqingshengii:
- a CDS encoding Ig-like domain-containing protein, translated as MSGCKKKEQDDRITIRWKEKKAVSVSFPGQKLESVSEDALPKLVKITRKSSENQVAILGEFSKEGDLVVFEPLVPFTRGLDYQIYIQNQNSGTFGIPMADASDAPELVQFFPSADTLPENLLKVFLHFTHPMREGQSGKFVTLIKNGSDTIHGAFLDLQPELWNENRTILTLWLDPGRIKRDLQPNKKLGTPLQNHASYQIIVSREWQDTNGGKLKTAFKKTFITTSRDSISPAPARWKLALPKKGTNQPIKVHFKESLDHSLLTETLSITTVNGQPLTGKWRIGPKEKSAQFTPGGPWNHDNYILQVETRLEDLAGNNINRHFDRDVSKESRPLSSAEIINIPFNTQK; from the coding sequence ATGTCCGGATGCAAGAAAAAGGAACAAGATGACCGTATTACCATTCGCTGGAAAGAAAAAAAGGCGGTTAGCGTATCATTTCCAGGTCAAAAACTGGAATCTGTATCAGAAGACGCTCTTCCAAAACTGGTTAAAATTACACGTAAAAGCAGTGAAAATCAGGTCGCTATCTTGGGAGAATTTTCAAAAGAAGGCGATTTAGTTGTTTTTGAACCCCTTGTCCCATTCACCCGCGGACTTGATTATCAGATATATATTCAAAATCAAAATTCAGGCACATTCGGTATTCCGATGGCAGACGCTTCTGACGCCCCGGAGCTCGTCCAATTTTTCCCGTCCGCAGACACGCTCCCTGAAAATCTTCTGAAAGTTTTTTTGCACTTTACCCATCCTATGCGCGAAGGCCAGTCGGGCAAATTTGTAACATTAATAAAAAATGGCTCCGACACTATACATGGAGCATTTCTCGATCTCCAACCAGAACTCTGGAACGAAAACCGCACCATTCTGACGCTCTGGCTCGATCCCGGCAGGATAAAAAGAGACCTTCAACCCAACAAAAAACTAGGCACTCCGCTGCAAAATCATGCTTCCTACCAAATAATCGTCTCTCGTGAATGGCAGGACACGAATGGTGGAAAATTGAAAACCGCATTCAAAAAAACCTTTATCACCACATCCCGCGACAGCATTTCACCCGCACCAGCGAGGTGGAAACTCGCGTTGCCTAAAAAAGGAACAAACCAACCCATAAAAGTACATTTCAAGGAATCCCTCGACCACAGCCTCCTCACAGAAACCCTCTCTATAACCACGGTTAACGGCCAGCCGTTAACCGGTAAATGGCGCATCGGCCCGAAAGAAAAATCCGCCCAATTCACCCCTGGCGGGCCCTGGAATCACGACAATTACATCCTTCAAGTTGAAACCAGACTCGAAGATCTGGCCGGAAACAATATTAACCGTCATTTTGACCGGGATGTTTCGAAGGAAAGCAGGCCCCTTTCTTCTGCCGAAATAATCAATATTCCCTTCAATACTCAAAAGTAA
- a CDS encoding complement C1q domain-containing protein has translation MKILFTSFVITLLWQNAFAQSVGINTNSPHPSSILDVNSTSKGVLFPKISLQSATDKFTIPNPANALLLYNTNTQMGTEGFYYNSGDSNNPLWQLLGTKLSFPFSQIGSSNVALFYISNTGSSPNSIAISGSSQVVGVRGASDAGIGVSGTSSSGVGVFASSTSGLALHVFGKLKIAGNGQSPASGKILTSDAAGNATWQFPAVNLIAFSEVGINGGGNINSSGGADYVTVNFGTVAYNLGGAYSAASNSFTAPVSGIYHFDAMVEWTHPNLTFSPTLQLIKNTGSSLVEIALDFKYQAVSKHTSIITIDCQLQQGEVVFVRGKSGTNGIELETSNSTAHFNGRLLQKL, from the coding sequence ATGAAAATTTTATTTACCTCATTCGTGATAACGTTACTCTGGCAAAACGCGTTTGCACAAAGTGTCGGCATAAATACAAACTCTCCACACCCAAGCTCAATCTTAGATGTTAATAGCACAAGCAAAGGTGTTTTATTTCCAAAAATTTCATTGCAATCGGCAACTGACAAATTTACGATTCCCAATCCTGCAAATGCTCTACTCCTTTATAATACCAATACGCAGATGGGCACCGAAGGATTTTATTACAATTCCGGAGATAGCAACAATCCACTTTGGCAATTGCTTGGAACGAAATTAAGTTTCCCTTTTAGCCAAATCGGTAGCAGCAACGTAGCTTTATTCTATATATCAAATACAGGAAGTTCGCCAAATTCAATCGCAATTTCCGGATCTTCACAGGTAGTAGGTGTTAGAGGTGCTTCCGATGCAGGCATTGGCGTTTCCGGAACCAGTTCAAGCGGCGTAGGAGTTTTTGCTTCAAGCACATCTGGGCTTGCATTACATGTTTTTGGGAAACTTAAAATCGCAGGAAATGGTCAATCTCCTGCGAGTGGCAAGATACTAACATCAGATGCCGCTGGTAATGCAACCTGGCAATTTCCAGCCGTAAACTTAATCGCATTTTCAGAAGTCGGAATTAACGGAGGAGGAAATATCAATTCATCTGGCGGGGCTGATTATGTGACCGTGAATTTCGGCACTGTTGCTTACAATCTGGGCGGAGCTTACAGCGCTGCTTCCAACAGTTTCACAGCCCCTGTTAGCGGAATTTATCATTTCGACGCCATGGTTGAATGGACCCACCCTAATCTAACTTTCAGTCCGACTTTGCAATTGATAAAGAATACAGGTAGCTCATTAGTGGAAATTGCCCTAGATTTCAAATACCAAGCAGTTTCAAAACACACTTCTATAATAACAATTGATTGTCAGTTACAGCAAGGTGAGGTAGTATTTGTTAGGGGAAAATCCGGAACCAATGGCATCGAACTGGAAACTTCAAATTCAACCGCTCACTTCAATGGAAGGCTTCTGCAAAAACTCTGA
- a CDS encoding T9SS type A sorting domain-containing protein: MKTKYIVVALVVYWSVSSPAYAQLKTGDNSFFISPGTIVTVSSLSLTPTEATNLNNNEITHSSEPVVGKPTGSINRVYKLANPFSFKGKVLITYLESELNGNSEDMLQLASAGANEVYQIPTNKSTADPLGNNVHETGDWTNVNFITATSSGSVLPVTLVDFVAAQRENDVVLTWSTSFEANSNFFEIQHSTDGKNWLALGEVKSNGDSKIERTYSYVHQRPLAAEHYYRLRMVDNDGSYAFSRIRNIRVGNNLAIAFHPNPVTDWLTIEMPDVQSLDNVKIISKSGRVVYEANKSQFQQLPDSAINLKQLTAGIYVIQVREQDGTLHSSKLIKN, translated from the coding sequence ATGAAAACAAAATATATTGTAGTGGCACTGGTTGTATATTGGTCTGTCTCGTCTCCTGCATACGCGCAACTTAAAACGGGCGATAACAGCTTTTTTATTTCTCCCGGTACGATAGTGACCGTCAGTTCGCTGTCATTGACGCCCACCGAAGCTACCAACTTAAATAATAACGAGATCACACATTCCAGCGAACCGGTCGTTGGTAAACCAACTGGTAGTATAAATCGGGTTTATAAGCTTGCGAACCCGTTTTCGTTTAAGGGAAAAGTGCTGATAACATATCTGGAATCGGAGTTGAATGGAAATTCTGAGGATATGCTGCAACTGGCTAGTGCCGGTGCGAATGAGGTTTACCAGATCCCAACCAACAAAAGCACGGCTGACCCTCTTGGGAATAATGTCCATGAAACGGGTGACTGGACAAATGTCAATTTCATCACAGCGACTTCTTCCGGCAGCGTGTTGCCAGTTACGCTTGTGGATTTTGTGGCCGCTCAAAGGGAAAATGATGTTGTGCTGACTTGGAGCACTTCGTTTGAAGCAAACAGCAATTTCTTTGAGATACAACATAGCACAGACGGCAAAAACTGGCTGGCATTGGGAGAAGTGAAATCAAATGGTGACAGCAAAATTGAGCGTACATATTCATACGTACATCAGCGACCGTTAGCAGCTGAACATTATTACCGGTTACGAATGGTTGACAACGACGGAAGCTATGCGTTCAGCCGAATCCGAAACATTCGTGTGGGAAATAACCTGGCTATTGCGTTCCATCCCAATCCCGTCACCGATTGGCTTACTATTGAAATGCCGGATGTGCAGTCATTGGACAATGTTAAAATTATCAGCAAATCAGGCAGAGTGGTTTATGAAGCGAATAAAAGTCAGTTTCAGCAACTTCCCGACAGTGCAATTAATCTAAAACAACTTACCGCCGGCATTTATGTAATACAAGTCAGGGAGCAGGATGGGACATTGCATTCCTCTAAGTTGATTAAAAACTAA
- a CDS encoding START domain-containing protein, which yields MSKAIIIFLLLYFLVLGQSDWKLAVEKEGIKVYAKTVSDSKIKALKAECVVKASVQEVLALLLDVKAAEKWVCHTKVCSLVRKVSPTELYYYTEVSLPWPIENRDFVTHMEVFQDPVTKIVTVNAPAVPGLVSPKKGKVRINHSSNVWKIIPLDKEHVKLDYTLQVDPGGLLPAWVVNSFACQGPIISFTAMKKELSSGKYKQVMSN from the coding sequence ATGAGCAAGGCGATCATCATTTTTCTGTTGCTTTACTTCCTTGTTCTTGGCCAGTCGGATTGGAAATTGGCCGTCGAAAAGGAGGGCATAAAGGTTTATGCCAAAACGGTCTCCGACTCGAAAATTAAAGCATTAAAGGCGGAGTGTGTTGTGAAAGCCAGTGTTCAAGAAGTGCTTGCATTGTTACTGGATGTGAAAGCAGCAGAAAAGTGGGTCTGTCATACAAAGGTTTGTTCGCTGGTCCGAAAAGTGTCCCCAACTGAACTTTACTACTATACAGAAGTGTCATTGCCGTGGCCGATAGAAAACAGGGATTTCGTGACGCATATGGAAGTTTTCCAAGATCCTGTGACAAAAATTGTGACGGTTAACGCACCCGCAGTGCCGGGTTTGGTTTCTCCGAAAAAAGGTAAAGTTCGCATTAACCATTCGTCCAATGTCTGGAAAATTATCCCGCTGGATAAAGAACACGTGAAGCTGGATTACACTTTGCAAGTCGATCCGGGCGGTCTGTTGCCTGCGTGGGTAGTCAATTCGTTTGCTTGCCAGGGGCCGATTATCAGCTTTACGGCTATGAAAAAGGAATTGAGCAGTGGAAAATACAAGCAAGTCATGAGCAATTAA